The archaeon BMS3Bbin15 genome includes the window CACCCCTGAAGGAGGTGGGTATCCTTGCCTGGATATGATAAACACGGAGAAAGCTGCAGCACTGAAGGCTGTTCCTTCTGTTCTACAGGTGATATATTCGAAGGAGGGTCTGAAGAGTCCATGCGGGAGCATAAAAAGATAATAGCAGCAGGCGGTTTTCTTCTTGCTATAGGCTTATATCTGGAGTTTTTCACAGAACTCAGGCTGATAGCCCAGATTATTTTTCTGAGTGTTGTTGCTATTTCAGGCCGTGACATTATAAAGAATGGACTCAAATCAGCTTTAGAAGGACATCTTACTATAAATTTCCTGATAACTATAGCTGCCACCGGAGCCTTTATAATAGGCCATGGAGAAGAGGGTGCAGCAGTTATATACCTCTTTTTTATTGCTGAATTCCTTGAAGACTATTCAGCTGAAAGAGCAAGAAAATCAGTTACATCACTGATGAAACTCGCTCCGGAAACAGCTACAGTTAAGAGAGATGGAAAGGAGGTAACCCTTAACGTTCATGAGGTTGAAGTTGAAGACATTGTTGTAATAAAGCCGGGGGATAGAATTCCTCTGGATGGTTTGGTTATCAAGGGCACATCATCTGTAAATCAGGCACCAATAACTGGAGAAAGTATGCCTGTTTTAAAAGTAGAGGGTGCAGAGGTTTTTGCAGGCACAATAAATGAGGAGGGTTATCTTGAAATAGAGGTTGCAAAAAAGTCTGATGAAAGCACGATATCAAAAATTGTAAGGCTTGTTGAGGATGCCCAGAAGGAAAAGTCAAAAACAGAGATATTTATTGATAGGTTTGCAAAATCCTATACTCCTGCAGTGATAGGCCTCGCCCTGTTTGTGATTATAGTTCCAACACTGATTTTTGGCGAACCATTTACAGAGTGGTTTTATCGTGGACTTGTGCTGCTTGTTATTTCCTGTCCCTGTGCCCTTGCAATTTCAACACCTGTATCCATGGTCTCTGCATTAACTTCCGCTGCGAAGAATGGAGTTCTCATTAAAGGAGGAAGCTATATTGAGGAGATAAAGAATGCCAAAGTTATAGTTTTTGATAAAACAGGCACTCTAACAAGGGGAAAACCTGATGTTATAGACGTTATTGCTTTAAATAAATATTCTGATGAGAAACTTCTGCAAATAGCAGCTTCTCTCGAAGCAAAATCAAAACATCCTATTGCAGAGGCTGTTGTGAGGAGTGCTGAGGAAAGAGGTATTGAACTACTCGAAGTATCAAAATTCGAGTCTGTTGCAGGAAAGGGTCTGAGAGGGGAAATTGATAGTACTCCATTTTTTGTTGGTAACAGGAACTTCTTCAGGGAGATAGGTGTTGATTTCTCCGAAGAGGTACTGGATAATCTGGAAAAAGAAGGAAAAACTGCGGTGTTTGTGGGCAGTGATAGTCATGTTATTGGTGTTATTGCTCTCGTTGACAGAATAAGAAAGGATTCACAGAGGACTGTGAA containing:
- the cadA gene encoding putative cadmium-transporting ATPase, giving the protein MPGYDKHGESCSTEGCSFCSTGDIFEGGSEESMREHKKIIAAGGFLLAIGLYLEFFTELRLIAQIIFLSVVAISGRDIIKNGLKSALEGHLTINFLITIAATGAFIIGHGEEGAAVIYLFFIAEFLEDYSAERARKSVTSLMKLAPETATVKRDGKEVTLNVHEVEVEDIVVIKPGDRIPLDGLVIKGTSSVNQAPITGESMPVLKVEGAEVFAGTINEEGYLEIEVAKKSDESTISKIVRLVEDAQKEKSKTEIFIDRFAKSYTPAVIGLALFVIIVPTLIFGEPFTEWFYRGLVLLVISCPCALAISTPVSMVSALTSAAKNGVLIKGGSYIEEIKNAKVIVFDKTGTLTRGKPDVIDVIALNKYSDEKLLQIAASLEAKSKHPIAEAVVRSAEERGIELLEVSKFESVAGKGLRGEIDSTPFFVGNRNFFREIGVDFSEEVLDNLEKEGKTAVFVGSDSHVIGVIALVDRIRKDSQRTVKELKSKGVRTVMLTGDNERVARAIAEKIDIDEYRAELLPEDKAKAVEELLKKYDHVVMIGDGVNDAPAMAKAHIGIAMGAIGSDIAIETADIALMHDDISKVVHLLDLSNRTMSVVRQNVVAAILIKGSLAILTLPGYVTLWLAVGIGDMGLTLAVILNALRIGRR